Proteins encoded within one genomic window of Aerococcus viridans:
- a CDS encoding SDR family NAD(P)-dependent oxidoreductase — protein MSQTYTVITGASSGIGQAFAYKMASEGRNIIINGRNKKRLNETKKQAKELGAGQVLAYTADLVTSDEAEKFAQYCFDKGQIENFVHCLGFGDFSAISDQAYSQIAKLTHTNLLLTMFLSKRFAAGMLDQDTEANNITLIASVAGLIQTPKSAVYAASKAGVHAFANGLRQDLWSTKIKVTCILPGPVDTAFFDIADKDGSYFENVQSFATTPEIVADKMATAIERGQFEVIVPFYYDIMNRLMRLAPSLAYRLIHMTYEKGQFRD, from the coding sequence ATGTCTCAAACATACACAGTCATAACAGGTGCATCTTCAGGAATCGGTCAAGCTTTTGCTTATAAGATGGCCAGCGAAGGTAGAAATATCATCATCAACGGTCGAAATAAAAAACGGTTGAATGAAACAAAGAAACAGGCCAAGGAATTAGGTGCAGGACAAGTTTTAGCTTATACAGCCGACTTAGTGACTAGTGACGAAGCCGAGAAATTCGCCCAATATTGCTTTGACAAAGGACAAATCGAAAATTTTGTCCATTGTTTAGGGTTCGGTGATTTTTCAGCAATTAGTGACCAAGCTTATTCGCAAATCGCTAAGCTGACCCATACTAATTTATTATTAACCATGTTCCTTTCAAAACGCTTTGCAGCTGGGATGTTAGACCAAGATACGGAAGCCAATAATATCACCTTAATTGCGTCAGTTGCTGGCTTAATTCAAACGCCTAAATCAGCTGTATACGCAGCTAGTAAAGCAGGCGTACATGCCTTTGCCAACGGCTTAAGACAAGATTTGTGGTCAACCAAGATTAAGGTGACTTGTATCTTGCCTGGTCCAGTTGACACTGCCTTCTTTGATATCGCGGATAAAGATGGGTCATACTTTGAAAATGTCCAATCTTTTGCCACCACACCAGAGATTGTTGCTGACAAGATGGCAACCGCGATTGAACGTGGCCAGTTTGAGGTAATCGTGCCATTTTACTATGACATTATGAACCGTCTAATGAGATTGGCGCCAAGCTTAGCCTATCGTTTGATTCATATGACCTATGAAAAAGGCCAATTTAGAGACTAA
- the recJ gene encoding single-stranded-DNA-specific exonuclease RecJ, whose amino-acid sequence MLQSVYEWIEPEYLSNADDTAATFIQQLAEDLSLPKMVVQVIYDKGYQTAEAIQAFIAKEPVFYDPFLLKDMEKAVSRLHQAVEDYEEILIYGDYDADGITSTTILYETLEMLGANVSFYLPNRFDDGYGPNKDVYAYYIKKGTQLILTCDNGVAGHEAVAYAKDQGVDVIITDHHEIGDSLPDAYAIVHPRHPEGQYPFGDLAGAGVALKLATALLGETPSDLLDVAAIGTVADLVSLTDENRVIVASGLDQMKHTERLGLQMFFEKESIQPDQIDEQTIGFILGPRLNALGRLGDPNPGVQFLTSFDDQEVGELVELLDSENNARKAIVDKMVTEAEAIVDGEGQLPQMIILGQEGWHEGVLGIVASRLVEKYHRPTILLSKKPENGSYKGSGRSIEGIDLFQVLQAGKDYADKFGGHEMAAGMTVAIDQFEAWKSALLDRVAEFEAVYTQQTPLKIDGIIGITDITLENIKALDPIKPFGTDNRQPLFLIKDVQLSQIQLIGKDKNTLKLTVADADVKTSMIAFKSGALAKQLVANEPIDVVVTLSINAWNGNQSPQAQIKDIRQSSKSIFDLRNMRERNQIMSIENATYIFENAPFFKAYKDEIPFTSEAIMTSEIGQILEKGSARASKESLVIFDIPKDLSAVKDLVNQAAIDNIYVYAYSAVNAYMVGKPTRQEFGQLYKYLQGHGTVPLAGKEQALADFFKISKVKLDLMVKVLEEAELVKWHNTDLVTLPVNEKVDLLATQTMADWETQINNERLLRYNDVKMIKDYFYSGGK is encoded by the coding sequence TTGTTGCAATCAGTTTATGAATGGATAGAACCTGAATACTTAAGCAATGCAGATGATACAGCTGCAACCTTTATCCAGCAGCTAGCTGAAGACCTATCCTTACCAAAGATGGTCGTACAGGTCATTTATGATAAGGGCTACCAAACAGCTGAAGCGATTCAAGCTTTTATCGCTAAAGAGCCCGTATTTTATGATCCATTCTTATTAAAAGATATGGAAAAGGCCGTTTCAAGACTACATCAAGCGGTTGAAGACTATGAAGAGATTTTAATCTACGGGGATTATGATGCAGATGGAATCACTTCTACGACGATTTTGTATGAAACGCTAGAAATGCTTGGGGCCAATGTATCCTTCTACTTACCTAACCGGTTTGATGATGGGTATGGGCCAAACAAGGATGTCTATGCTTATTACATCAAGAAAGGGACCCAACTAATCCTGACTTGTGACAATGGGGTAGCAGGACACGAAGCCGTAGCTTACGCCAAAGACCAAGGTGTTGACGTGATCATCACGGACCACCATGAAATCGGGGACAGCTTGCCGGATGCCTATGCCATCGTTCATCCAAGACATCCAGAGGGTCAATATCCTTTTGGTGATTTAGCAGGTGCAGGTGTCGCATTGAAATTGGCCACAGCCTTACTTGGTGAAACGCCAAGTGATTTACTGGATGTTGCTGCTATTGGAACCGTTGCTGACTTGGTGTCACTAACTGACGAAAACCGGGTCATTGTGGCGTCTGGATTAGACCAAATGAAGCATACCGAGCGGTTAGGCTTACAGATGTTCTTTGAAAAAGAGAGCATTCAGCCAGACCAAATCGATGAGCAAACGATTGGTTTTATTCTCGGACCAAGATTAAATGCCTTAGGTCGTTTGGGCGATCCAAACCCTGGTGTGCAGTTCTTAACCTCTTTTGATGACCAAGAAGTTGGCGAACTTGTTGAGTTACTAGACTCAGAAAATAACGCCCGTAAAGCCATCGTTGATAAGATGGTGACAGAAGCGGAAGCCATAGTTGACGGTGAAGGTCAATTACCGCAAATGATTATCTTGGGCCAAGAGGGTTGGCATGAAGGGGTGCTAGGAATAGTAGCCAGTCGTTTGGTTGAAAAATATCACCGACCAACCATTCTACTAAGCAAGAAACCTGAAAATGGCAGCTATAAAGGGTCTGGCCGTTCAATAGAAGGGATTGACCTTTTCCAAGTATTACAAGCCGGTAAAGACTATGCGGACAAATTTGGTGGTCATGAAATGGCCGCTGGGATGACCGTAGCTATTGACCAGTTTGAAGCTTGGAAGTCGGCTTTACTTGACCGAGTGGCAGAATTTGAAGCGGTATATACTCAGCAAACACCGCTGAAAATTGATGGGATCATTGGGATTACAGACATCACCCTTGAAAATATCAAAGCCCTTGACCCAATTAAACCCTTTGGTACCGATAACCGACAACCCTTGTTTTTAATAAAGGACGTCCAATTATCACAAATCCAATTGATTGGGAAGGACAAGAATACTTTGAAACTGACAGTAGCAGATGCAGATGTCAAAACAAGTATGATTGCTTTTAAATCTGGCGCCTTAGCCAAACAATTAGTAGCGAACGAGCCAATCGATGTGGTAGTCACCTTGTCCATCAACGCATGGAACGGGAACCAATCACCGCAAGCTCAAATCAAGGATATTCGCCAGTCTAGTAAAAGTATTTTTGACTTGCGAAATATGCGCGAGCGCAATCAAATCATGTCGATTGAAAATGCCACTTATATCTTTGAAAATGCGCCGTTTTTCAAGGCTTATAAAGACGAAATTCCTTTTACAAGTGAGGCCATCATGACCAGTGAGATTGGTCAAATACTTGAAAAAGGATCGGCACGTGCTAGTAAGGAAAGCTTGGTCATTTTCGATATTCCAAAGGACTTATCAGCTGTTAAAGACTTGGTAAACCAAGCGGCAATTGATAATATTTATGTTTATGCTTATTCTGCAGTTAATGCATACATGGTTGGAAAACCAACCCGGCAAGAGTTCGGCCAATTATATAAATACTTACAAGGCCACGGAACAGTTCCACTCGCGGGTAAGGAACAGGCGCTGGCGGACTTCTTCAAGATTTCTAAGGTGAAACTTGATTTAATGGTGAAAGTCCTAGAAGAAGCGGAATTGGTTAAATGGCATAATACGGATTTAGTGACTTTACCGGTAAATGAGAAGGTAGACTTATTGGCAACTCAAACCATGGCCGATTGGGAGACCCAAATCAATAATGAACGACTTTTACGGTATAATGATGTTAAAATGATTAAAGATTATTTCTATTCAGGAGGAAAATAA
- a CDS encoding adenine phosphoribosyltransferase, protein MDFKQYIADVQDFPEKDILFRDITPLMGNGPAFHEAINEIVEFAREKDVDVVVGPEARGFIVGCPVAYALNIGFVPARKKGKLPREIESIDYGLEYGQSTLQIHKDAIKPGDKVLIADDLLATGGTIEACVSLIEKLGGEVVGAAFLVELDEFKAREKIAGTDVFSLMHY, encoded by the coding sequence ATGGATTTTAAACAATATATTGCAGACGTACAGGACTTCCCAGAGAAAGATATCTTATTTAGAGATATCACACCTTTGATGGGGAATGGCCCAGCCTTCCACGAAGCAATTAATGAAATCGTGGAATTTGCACGTGAGAAAGATGTAGATGTGGTTGTCGGACCAGAAGCCCGCGGATTTATTGTTGGTTGTCCAGTTGCTTATGCATTAAATATTGGCTTCGTTCCTGCACGTAAAAAAGGTAAATTACCTCGTGAAATTGAATCAATCGATTACGGTTTGGAGTACGGTCAATCAACCCTACAAATCCATAAAGATGCGATTAAACCGGGCGATAAAGTTCTAATTGCAGATGACTTATTAGCAACTGGCGGTACTATCGAAGCTTGTGTGTCATTAATTGAAAAATTAGGTGGCGAAGTTGTTGGTGCAGCCTTCTTAGTAGAATTAGATGAATTCAAAGCCAGAGAAAAAATCGCTGGTACTGACGTATTCTCATTGATGCACTACTAG
- a CDS encoding PhzF family phenazine biosynthesis protein translates to MKLSLCGHATLATAFVIMNYIDSSLNQVSFDPLSGQLTVTCDGDQYVMAFPSYELYLN, encoded by the coding sequence GTGAAATTGTCCCTTTGTGGACATGCGACACTTGCGACAGCTTTCGTCATCATGAACTATATCGATTCAAGTTTAAACCAAGTTTCCTTTGATCCACTTAGTGGTCAATTAACAGTAACTTGTGATGGTGACCAATATGTCATGGCCTTCCCGTCTTATGAGCTGTACCTGAATTGA
- the lexA gene encoding transcriptional repressor LexA, whose product MKERHLQILKCIYSNIQSQGFPPTVREICEAVNLSSTSTVHGHLSQLEKQGYLLRNATKPRAMEITDKGLELLGVSSQGIPMIGTVTAGQPITAVEEIEDYFPIPPTLKNQSDSLFMLKIRGDSMIEAGILDGDFVIVRQESSAKNGDIVIAMTDEGEATCKRFFKEDGYIRLQPENHSLEPIILPDVQILGRVISLFREHTY is encoded by the coding sequence ATGAAAGAACGTCATCTGCAAATTCTAAAATGTATCTATTCAAACATTCAAAGTCAAGGGTTCCCCCCAACAGTAAGGGAAATCTGTGAAGCCGTGAACCTATCTTCAACTTCTACAGTCCATGGCCACCTTTCTCAATTAGAAAAGCAAGGTTATCTACTTCGGAACGCGACTAAACCGCGTGCTATGGAAATCACAGACAAAGGCTTGGAGTTGCTAGGTGTATCTAGTCAAGGTATTCCAATGATTGGTACGGTAACTGCCGGTCAACCAATTACTGCCGTTGAAGAAATTGAAGATTATTTCCCTATTCCACCTACTTTGAAGAACCAATCAGATTCCCTATTTATGTTGAAAATACGTGGTGATTCAATGATTGAAGCAGGTATCTTAGATGGCGACTTCGTTATCGTTCGTCAAGAATCATCTGCCAAAAATGGTGATATTGTAATCGCCATGACAGACGAAGGTGAAGCTACCTGTAAACGATTCTTTAAAGAGGATGGGTATATTCGCTTACAACCAGAAAACCATAGCTTAGAGCCTATTATTTTACCAGACGTGCAAATTTTAGGACGCGTAATCAGTTTATTTAGAGAACATACTTATTAA